In Spirobacillus cienkowskii, a genomic segment contains:
- the tsaE gene encoding tRNA (adenosine(37)-N6)-threonylcarbamoyltransferase complex ATPase subunit type 1 TsaE — MLDKKFISSNIFNILNSNNNFNFTIEIELSELHILAESIIPCLLPGDWIFLDGDLGSGKTALTKQLSIALGAESFSTSPTFSILNTETLNKEKSILDKSINLNKLIHLDLYRLKSGKELNFLGLEDEFNLSSSICIIEWPYNIDESDYENFFKLTKCPKPKRILEISIELTEDPLIRSYAFKKTEI; from the coding sequence ATGTTAGATAAAAAATTTATTTCCTCAAATATTTTTAATATTTTAAATAGTAATAATAATTTTAACTTTACAATAGAAATCGAATTATCTGAACTTCATATACTTGCAGAATCTATTATTCCGTGTTTATTACCTGGAGACTGGATTTTTTTAGATGGAGATTTAGGAAGTGGCAAAACAGCTTTAACAAAACAGCTATCAATTGCTTTAGGAGCAGAAAGTTTTTCTACAAGTCCTACTTTTTCAATTTTAAACACAGAAACTCTAAACAAAGAAAAAAGTATTCTAGATAAATCAATTAATTTAAACAAACTTATCCATTTAGATCTTTATCGTCTAAAAAGTGGAAAAGAATTAAATTTTTTAGGCTTAGAAGATGAATTCAATCTTTCTTCATCTATTTGTATCATTGAATGGCCATATAATATTGATGAGTCTGATTATGAAAATTTTTTTAAATTAACAAAATGCCCAAAACCCAAAAGAATTCTTGAAATATCAATTGAGTTAACAGAAGACCCACTCATAAGAAGTTATGCTTTTAAAAAAACTGAGATTTAG
- a CDS encoding ABC transporter substrate-binding protein, which translates to MKTIKILFFILTILFNTKVFSISVTFINPGKSDEDFWVTSSKFTQAAAKSLGIDLEVLYAERNRVLNVKIAEELSQRTKKTDFVFIVNEKLLAEEMLQILDKYKIKTFLIHSDLVPEQKKNLSNPREVLKNWIATIVPDNVFAGHLIAKGVYDTAKQNKKLNTYNLIAIHGDKATPTSQERNLGLQKFLKENPKINLKQSLYAEWNKDIAYEQTKIILQRYNDINMIWAANDPIAIGALKAAQESKKSPGKDIFIGGLNWLNEAIQSVKDNKLAISVGGHFMNGACALIVLYDYVKGIDLKEKDHKIEIKVFSSVNSKEAQNFSQLLKEEHWSKIDFKRFSKFHNKTLKTYNFNSKEILNTLKK; encoded by the coding sequence ATGAAAACCATAAAAATACTATTTTTTATTTTAACTATACTTTTTAACACTAAAGTTTTTTCAATTTCTGTTACTTTTATAAACCCAGGAAAATCTGATGAGGATTTTTGGGTCACCTCTTCAAAATTTACTCAAGCTGCTGCAAAAAGTTTAGGCATTGATCTTGAAGTTTTGTACGCCGAAAGAAATAGAGTTTTAAATGTTAAAATTGCCGAAGAACTATCTCAAAGAACAAAAAAAACAGATTTTGTTTTTATTGTAAACGAAAAACTTTTAGCAGAAGAAATGCTTCAAATTTTAGACAAATATAAAATAAAAACTTTTTTAATTCATTCAGATTTAGTTCCGGAGCAAAAGAAAAATTTATCCAATCCAAGAGAAGTACTAAAAAATTGGATTGCAACAATTGTACCAGATAACGTTTTTGCAGGTCATTTAATTGCCAAGGGAGTTTATGATACAGCAAAACAAAATAAAAAATTAAATACCTATAATTTAATTGCAATTCATGGCGATAAAGCCACTCCAACCTCACAAGAAAGAAACCTCGGTTTACAAAAATTTTTAAAGGAAAATCCAAAAATTAATTTAAAACAATCTTTGTACGCAGAATGGAATAAAGACATTGCATACGAACAAACTAAAATTATTTTACAACGATACAATGATATCAATATGATTTGGGCTGCCAACGACCCTATTGCAATTGGAGCTTTAAAAGCAGCGCAAGAAAGTAAAAAGTCTCCAGGAAAAGATATTTTTATAGGTGGGCTAAATTGGCTAAACGAAGCAATTCAATCAGTAAAAGATAATAAGCTTGCAATTTCTGTCGGTGGTCACTTTATGAATGGGGCATGTGCACTAATTGTTTTGTATGATTATGTTAAAGGCATTGATCTCAAAGAAAAGGATCATAAAATAGAAATTAAAGTTTTTTCATCTGTAAACTCTAAAGAAGCACAAAACTTTTCACAACTTTTAAAAGAAGAACATTGGAGTAAAATAGATTTTAAAAGGTTTTCAAAATTTCATAATAAAACTTTAAAAACCTATAATTTTAACTCAAAAGAAATACTAAATACACTTAAAAAATAA